A window of the Campylobacteraceae bacterium genome harbors these coding sequences:
- a CDS encoding NAD(P)H-dependent oxidoreductase, which yields MKNILIINAHQFYENFSEGKLNSAMVDIAKNEFLKKDYQVKTTTIDAGYDINEEVEKHLWADIIITQSPVYWFNTPWIHKKYIDDVFTRAIVQQNLVIDDGRSREDVDKHYGTGGKMQGKKFMLSLTWNAPKNAFDDKDQFLFEGKSADDALLSVTTNYKFCGSEILPSFSCYDVVKNPNIKEDIKNYIIHIQDL from the coding sequence ATGAAAAATATATTAATTATAAATGCACATCAATTTTACGAAAACTTTTCAGAAGGCAAACTAAACTCTGCTATGGTGGACATAGCTAAAAATGAATTTTTAAAAAAAGACTATCAAGTGAAAACAACAACTATTGACGCTGGTTATGATATAAATGAAGAAGTTGAAAAACATTTGTGGGCAGATATTATTATCACCCAAAGTCCCGTTTATTGGTTCAATACACCATGGATTCATAAAAAATATATTGATGATGTATTTACAAGAGCTATTGTTCAACAAAATCTAGTGATTGATGATGGAAGAAGCAGAGAAGATGTTGATAAACATTATGGAACAGGAGGTAAAATGCAAGGTAAAAAATTCATGCTTTCACTTACTTGGAATGCACCAAAAAATGCCTTTGATGACAAAGATCAATTTTTATTTGAGGGTAAAAGTGCTGACGATGCCCTTCTTTCTGTTACTACAAATTATAAGTTTTGTGGAAGTGAAATTTTACCTTCTTTTTCTTGTTATGATGTTGTGAAAAATCCCAATATAAAAGAAGATATAAAAAATTATATCATTCATATACAGGATTTATAG
- a CDS encoding diguanylate cyclase: protein MSKINKELLKNITVLYVEGDDLIREEVSTFCKQYIKNFYCVNNADEGIKLFSKINPDLLIIDLAMPKKNGLEMIKELNTKIPVIFTAKYSDMDLFLEAISFNIYKFNTKPINLNKLVLNIQDSVYSGIFREKLFEKMSLLDIIDENVLISITDNKGIIIDASSAFCKFVKYSKDELLGENHKKLRHPDMPDSFYANMWCVLNAKKVFKEEIKNLNNDGDVYWATLTITPVLDERGEILNFIAIRQDITNKKKLESLSIVDELTTLYNRRYFNKIIEEEIRRVKRENLNISVMCIDIDNFKKYNDCYGHPQGDSALSQISLYLKENASRASDYVFRLGGEEFCIISSGGRMNESFVFMDSIVKGIEALKIEHKKSDVSEYLTISAGLIVLSADKITDSKHLYTCADEALYTAKNEGRNRLLLSNKSL from the coding sequence ATGAGTAAAATAAATAAAGAATTGCTAAAAAATATAACAGTATTATATGTGGAAGGTGACGATTTAATAAGAGAAGAAGTCTCTACTTTTTGCAAACAATATATAAAGAATTTTTATTGCGTTAATAATGCAGATGAGGGAATAAAACTATTTTCTAAGATTAATCCTGATTTACTTATAATTGATTTAGCTATGCCTAAAAAAAATGGCTTAGAAATGATTAAAGAACTGAATACGAAAATTCCTGTTATTTTTACTGCAAAGTATTCCGATATGGATCTTTTTTTAGAGGCTATATCGTTTAATATTTATAAATTTAACACTAAACCGATTAATTTAAATAAGCTAGTGTTAAATATTCAAGACAGTGTTTATTCTGGTATTTTTAGAGAAAAACTATTTGAAAAGATGAGTTTATTGGATATTATTGATGAAAATGTACTTATTTCTATTACTGATAATAAGGGAATAATAATTGATGCGAGTAGTGCTTTTTGTAAATTTGTGAAGTATTCTAAAGATGAATTATTAGGAGAAAATCATAAAAAGCTCAGACATCCAGATATGCCAGATAGTTTTTATGCCAATATGTGGTGCGTGTTAAATGCTAAAAAAGTTTTTAAAGAAGAAATTAAAAACCTAAATAATGATGGAGATGTTTATTGGGCAACCCTAACTATTACACCCGTCCTAGATGAAAGGGGTGAGATTTTAAATTTTATAGCAATTAGACAAGATATCACGAATAAGAAAAAACTTGAGTCCCTCTCTATCGTGGATGAATTAACAACACTTTACAATAGAAGATATTTTAATAAAATAATAGAAGAAGAAATTAGAAGGGTAAAAAGAGAGAATCTAAATATCTCTGTAATGTGTATAGATATCGATAATTTTAAAAAATACAATGACTGTTATGGCCATCCCCAAGGCGACAGTGCTCTTTCCCAGATATCTTTATATTTAAAAGAGAATGCAAGCAGAGCAAGTGATTATGTTTTCAGATTGGGTGGAGAAGAATTTTGCATAATATCTTCAGGTGGGAGAATGAATGAATCTTTTGTTTTTATGGATAGTATTGTAAAAGGTATTGAGGCATTAAAAATCGAACATAAAAAAAGTGATGTAAGTGAATATTTAACTATATCTGCAGGATTGATTGTATTATCAGCAGATAAGATTACAGATTCAAAACACTTATACACCTGCGCAGATGAGGCTTTATATACAGCAAAAAATGAAGGCAGAAACAGATTGCTTTTATCAAATAAATCTTTATGA
- a CDS encoding TetR/AcrR family transcriptional regulator, translating to MPKIVDKELMKKSIINAALQSFLKYGFNKTTMDQIANETNIAKGTLYLYFKSKDVLISSITELHFKKLLNDLLPKEYCQTLEQLLEYIKNALLINEEDSKFIPIFFEAFGSKLSSDVFMKDYKNLFDKIGYFYAQNFKILIQNNQVKPTLNTETFARVLVSMIDGIILHKGFFKIEERKYSIMVEDAIDVFRLGLSKV from the coding sequence ATGCCCAAAATTGTAGATAAAGAACTCATGAAAAAGAGCATAATAAATGCTGCTTTACAATCATTTTTAAAATATGGATTTAATAAAACAACAATGGATCAAATAGCAAATGAAACTAATATTGCAAAAGGAACACTTTATCTTTATTTTAAATCTAAAGATGTTTTAATATCAAGTATTACAGAACTGCATTTTAAAAAGCTTTTAAATGATTTATTACCCAAAGAGTATTGCCAAACACTTGAACAATTATTAGAATATATCAAAAATGCATTATTAATAAATGAAGAAGATAGTAAGTTTATACCAATCTTTTTTGAAGCCTTTGGTTCTAAACTTTCATCAGATGTATTTATGAAGGATTATAAAAATTTATTTGACAAAATAGGATATTTTTATGCACAAAACTTTAAAATACTTATACAAAACAATCAAGTTAAACCTACACTAAACACAGAAACTTTTGCAAGAGTATTAGTAAGTATGATTGATGGTATTATTTTACATAAAGGCTTTTTTAAAATAGAAGAAAGAAAATATTCTATCATGGTTGAAGATGCTATTGATGTATTTAGATTGGGATTATCTAAAGTATAA
- a CDS encoding effector binding domain-containing protein, with protein MKYSILEKETFTVSGLQIKLSTSQRKNFKIITQHWQNFNNELKINKIKFKRNWLKYGITKKINGEYFYLIAIPYENDIIGFEKEEIKGGTFICFEHTGKMDLIKSSIFDIYKNVIPKCNFEVEINRTMMHYEQYDHRFLWNNSNSIVEIYLPIKSIK; from the coding sequence ATGAAATATTCAATACTTGAAAAAGAGACGTTTACTGTTAGTGGACTACAAATAAAACTAAGCACTTCTCAAAGAAAGAATTTTAAAATAATTACACAACACTGGCAAAATTTCAATAATGAATTAAAAATCAACAAGATAAAATTTAAAAGAAATTGGTTAAAATATGGAATTACCAAAAAGATTAATGGTGAATATTTTTATCTAATTGCAATACCTTATGAAAATGATATTATCGGATTTGAAAAAGAAGAAATCAAAGGTGGCACGTTTATTTGTTTTGAACATACAGGAAAAATGGATTTAATAAAATCAAGCATTTTTGATATTTATAAAAACGTTATTCCAAAGTGTAATTTTGAAGTGGAAATAAACAGAACTATGATGCATTATGAACAATATGACCATCGCTTTTTATGGAATAATTCAAATTCAATTGTTGAAATCTATTTACCAATTAAATCAATAAAATAA
- a CDS encoding aspartate aminotransferase family protein, with product MNIREKMTKEFKDKSIFKQVQDYSLSYLDEVGKRDVYPASEALQNLENFSEELPQKSMEAKDVLEFLNTNGAKATVDHLGGKYFGFVTGGVIPASLAARVLSDFWDQNSALYVMSPIASKLEEVCESWLKELFGLPKRTVAGFVSGSSIAIFCGLAAGRYRVFKNNDWDINKQGFQGAPKIRIVAGKQAHGTVIKAVSLLGFGTDNIEWVDHDSQGRLLVSKLPKLDKNTIVVLQAGNVCSGAFDDFESICTQAKEVGAWVHIDGAFGLWAAASKKLKYLTKGMEKANSFSVDGHKTLNTPYDNGIVLCDDEEALTHALHSSGSYIVHNENRDGMFYTPEMSKRARSIELWAAMKYLGRDGIEELINGFYERATELAYELEKESFEIVNDVVFNQIMIRYKSDDLTNKIMKYIQESGTCWLGGATWKGQNVIRISICSWVTTEEDVLVTAKIFKEALTCVDSKNKI from the coding sequence ATGAATATAAGAGAAAAGATGACTAAAGAATTTAAAGACAAATCAATTTTTAAGCAAGTACAAGACTATTCTTTAAGTTATTTAGATGAAGTTGGTAAACGAGATGTTTATCCAGCAAGTGAAGCCTTACAGAACTTAGAAAATTTCTCAGAAGAATTACCTCAAAAAAGTATGGAAGCTAAAGATGTATTGGAGTTTTTAAATACTAATGGCGCTAAAGCAACAGTGGATCATCTAGGAGGAAAATATTTTGGATTTGTAACTGGTGGCGTTATTCCTGCTTCACTTGCTGCTAGGGTATTAAGTGATTTTTGGGATCAAAATAGTGCTTTGTATGTTATGTCTCCCATAGCTTCAAAACTTGAAGAAGTATGCGAATCTTGGCTAAAAGAGTTGTTTGGATTACCTAAACGTACGGTGGCAGGATTTGTGAGTGGCTCATCTATTGCAATATTTTGTGGTCTGGCAGCAGGACGTTATCGCGTATTTAAAAACAATGATTGGGATATAAACAAGCAGGGTTTTCAAGGTGCTCCAAAGATTAGAATAGTTGCAGGGAAACAAGCACATGGAACAGTTATAAAAGCGGTGTCTCTTTTAGGATTTGGCACTGATAATATTGAATGGGTAGACCATGATTCCCAAGGAAGATTACTGGTGTCAAAACTACCAAAACTAGATAAAAATACTATTGTTGTATTACAAGCGGGAAATGTATGTTCTGGCGCGTTTGACGACTTTGAGTCTATTTGTACACAAGCAAAAGAAGTAGGTGCTTGGGTTCATATAGATGGAGCATTTGGTCTTTGGGCAGCTGCCAGTAAGAAGTTAAAATATCTTACCAAAGGAATGGAAAAAGCAAATTCTTTTTCTGTAGATGGACACAAAACATTAAATACTCCCTATGACAATGGAATAGTTCTCTGTGATGATGAAGAAGCATTAACCCACGCTTTACATTCCTCAGGTTCTTATATTGTACACAATGAAAATAGGGATGGCATGTTTTATACTCCAGAGATGTCGAAAAGAGCAAGGAGTATTGAGCTTTGGGCGGCGATGAAGTATCTTGGACGTGATGGAATAGAAGAACTCATAAATGGATTTTATGAAAGAGCCACGGAACTCGCATATGAGTTAGAAAAAGAAAGCTTTGAGATTGTAAATGATGTTGTCTTTAATCAAATTATGATTAGATATAAAAGTGATGATTTGACAAATAAAATCATGAAATATATTCAAGAATCAGGAACGTGCTGGTTAGGAGGGGCTACATGGAAGGGACAAAATGTCATAAGAATAAGTATTTGTTCTTGGGTAACGACGGAAGAGGATGTCTTAGTTACGGCAAAAATATTTAAAGAAGCGCTCACTTGTGTAGATAGCAAAAATAAGATATAA
- a CDS encoding SDR family oxidoreductase produces MKKVLIAGATGYLGKYISAELKAQSFYTKVLVRNSSKFEEYNIEVDEMIQAEVTNKDSLSNCCEGIDVVISSLGITTQKDGLTYMDVDYQANLNLLKEAKQAGVKKFIYVSVLNGNKLKNLRICEAKELFVEALQKSGLKFCIIRPNGFFCDMSEVYYMAKKGRIYLFGNGSIKSNPIHGEDLAKVCVNSINYEDKEIEIGGPETLTQNEIALIAFNVLGKSPKITYIPDCIRLMILSLAKLVLNKKTFGPIEFFMNVMVLEMIAPEYGKHTLKEHFEKLKNEKLLET; encoded by the coding sequence ATGAAAAAAGTATTAATTGCAGGAGCCACTGGATATTTAGGTAAGTATATAAGTGCCGAACTTAAAGCACAAAGTTTTTACACTAAAGTATTAGTTCGTAATTCTAGCAAGTTTGAAGAATATAACATTGAAGTAGATGAGATGATTCAAGCTGAAGTTACAAACAAAGATAGCCTAAGTAACTGTTGTGAGGGCATTGATGTAGTGATTTCCTCTCTTGGAATTACAACACAAAAAGATGGACTTACTTATATGGATGTTGATTATCAAGCTAATTTAAATTTGCTAAAAGAGGCTAAACAAGCAGGAGTTAAAAAATTTATATATGTTTCAGTTTTAAATGGAAATAAATTGAAAAACTTAAGAATTTGTGAAGCAAAAGAATTATTTGTGGAAGCATTACAAAAATCAGGTTTAAAATTTTGTATAATACGTCCAAATGGTTTTTTCTGTGATATGAGTGAAGTTTATTATATGGCAAAAAAGGGACGTATTTATTTATTTGGAAATGGAAGTATAAAATCTAATCCTATTCATGGAGAAGATTTAGCTAAAGTTTGCGTAAATTCAATCAATTATGAGGACAAAGAAATAGAAATAGGTGGACCTGAGACATTAACTCAAAATGAAATTGCACTTATTGCTTTTAATGTACTGGGAAAATCCCCAAAAATAACTTATATTCCAGATTGCATAAGACTTATGATTCTGAGTTTAGCAAAACTGGTATTAAATAAAAAAACTTTTGGACCCATTGAGTTTTTTATGAATGTTATGGTTCTGGAAATGATTGCACCTGAATATGGAAAACATACATTAAAAGAACATTTTGAAAAATTAAAGAATGAAAAATTACTTGAAACATGA
- a CDS encoding AraC family transcriptional regulator, with the protein MNENKLHMVNKLIQKDGVCNTFLDDVKIYKTSKPESLSAHLYDNCIIFVLQNFKKVKLHEKILEYNPNNYLVAASTFPFECTAFPSNDEPLIALVITINQKVMHQVINDVSTSHNLESKNSEIGPFIDKVTPQIDDALYRLLCVLNSKEESHVLGAAIVRELFYRVAKGDNASYLHKLFNQASNEAKVSRSLKVIHNEFYKELNIPVLARMQDMSEASFHTYFKVITGYTPFQYIKKIRLTKAREFINEENFSVSETAHKVGYGSTAQFSREFKKYFGFSPKESRVSFEEYSL; encoded by the coding sequence ATGAATGAAAATAAATTACATATGGTAAATAAATTAATACAAAAAGATGGAGTTTGTAATACATTTTTAGATGATGTTAAAATATATAAAACCTCTAAACCTGAGTCATTAAGTGCCCATCTTTATGATAATTGTATTATTTTTGTTTTACAAAACTTTAAAAAAGTGAAACTTCACGAAAAAATATTAGAGTATAACCCCAATAACTATTTGGTTGCTGCATCAACTTTTCCCTTCGAATGCACGGCTTTTCCTTCAAATGATGAGCCCTTAATAGCTTTGGTTATTACAATCAACCAAAAAGTAATGCACCAAGTAATCAACGATGTATCAACATCGCATAACTTAGAGTCAAAAAACAGTGAAATAGGACCTTTTATTGATAAAGTCACCCCTCAAATAGATGATGCTTTATACAGGTTATTATGTGTTTTAAACTCAAAAGAGGAATCTCATGTTTTAGGCGCAGCTATTGTTAGAGAATTATTTTATCGTGTTGCTAAAGGAGATAATGCTTCTTATTTACATAAACTGTTTAATCAAGCCAGCAATGAAGCGAAAGTTTCAAGGTCACTAAAAGTGATTCATAATGAATTTTATAAAGAGTTAAATATACCTGTTTTAGCAAGAATGCAAGATATGAGTGAAGCATCATTTCATACTTATTTTAAGGTGATTACTGGATATACACCCTTTCAATACATAAAAAAAATTCGTCTTACAAAAGCCAGAGAGTTTATAAATGAAGAAAACTTCTCAGTTAGTGAGACTGCACACAAGGTTGGGTATGGGAGTACGGCTCAATTCAGTAGAGAATTTAAAAAATATTTTGGATTCTCTCCAAAAGAGTCAAGAGTTTCTTTTGAAGAGTATAGTTTATAA